Genomic DNA from Methanosarcina sp. MTP4:
GGAAGCAAAAGATGACGAAAATAAAGACGAGCAGGGGACGGACCGACCTGAGCAAAAAGGAAAGGTGTACTCCCGAAATCCACGTGAGCAAAAGGAAAAATGCAATAAGCAGCCCCATCCCGGCAAAACTCTCCTCCCTGAAGACGAGGATGCTCAGGCACATCACTGCTGCAAGCTTGGTCCTGGGGTCCAGCCTGTGCAGGAGGGAATCCCCATAGATGTAGTTGAATGCAGTCTCAGGCATTGTCCTGCGCCTCCTTCTCCTCTATTCTCTTCTCCTCTGCTCCCTTCTCCTCTGCTCCCTTCTCTGATATTCCCCGATCTCTCTCCGGCTTTTCCAGCCTGAACTTTTGAAGCTCTTTCAAGGCCTCCTCTGCCGTAAAGATGCTCTCCCTGAGGTTGGCTCCCTTCTTATTCAGCTCTTTCATCAGCCTGGCAAGCGGAGGCACCGGGGAATACCCTGCCCTTAGGTATTCTTCCGGGCTGCCTGTAAACACGATCCTGCCCTCTTCCATCGAAATGACCTTCTGGGCGAAGGGCAGGATTTCTTCCAGGGTGTGGGACACAACGACGATTCCTACTCCTTTTCGATGGATATTTTGAAGCCTTCCGAGCAGTTTGGCCCTGCCTTCGGGATCCAGGCCCGCAGTGGGTTCGTCCAGCACCAGGTAGGCCGGGCGAAGCGCCAGGATTCCCGCAAGCGCAACCCGGCGTTTCTCTCCCCCGCTCAGGCTGAATGGGGGGCGGTCCAGGATTCCGGTATCGAGGTGTACGAGGGACAGGGTCTCATACACCCTTTTTTCAAGTTCTTCTCCCAGGATCCCGAAGTTAGAAGGTCCGAAGGCAATTTCCCTGTATACGGTTTCCTCGAAGAGCTGGTTCTGGGAATGCTGGAAAAGCATGCCTACCTTTCTGCGCACTTCCCGGGTCCGGGTGTCCAGGCCGTCCACGGTCACCCTGCCTTCCTGGGGGAGGAAAATCCCATTTAAATGTTTGATGAGTGTAGATTTCCCGGCTCCGGCGGCTCCGGAGATGACGGCAAATTCCCCTTTTTCAATCTCCAGGGAGACATTTTCCAGGGCAGGCTTTCCTTTCCGGTTTCCGGAATAGGAATAGCTCAGATTTTCCACCTTGATTCCCATATATCCTCCGCAAGGTTTTCGATTGAAGCCAGCCGGGCCCATTCCAGGGCAAGTCCGCCTGCTTCCAGGCTGTTCAGCAGTTCCACGATTGGGGGCAGTTCCAGGCCGAATTCTCCGAGTTCAGGGGCTTTGAAAACGGTTTTCGGATTTCCTTCCCGCACTATTTGCCCCCGGTCCATCACGAGAATTCTGTCGGCGTACAGGACTTCTTCGAGCCTGTGGGTAACATACACGATGGTCCGGGCTTTTCCCCGCAGTTTCCGGAGGATTTCCCGGACCTGTTCCCTGGACCTTGAGTCCAGCATGGAGCTTATTTCGTCAAAAACAATGCATTCGGATTTCATCGCAAGGGCCGACGCGATAGCCGCACACTGGCTCTGCCCTCCGCTCAGGGTTTTTGGGGAATGGTTTTTGTAATTCTCAAGCCCAACCACTTCAAGAGCCCTGTCCACCCTTTCTCGGATTTCTTCAGGGGAAAGGGCAAGGTTCTCAGGCCCGAAAGCCACGTCTTCTTCCAGGGTTGTGCCCACGAACTGGGTATACGGGTTCTGGAAGACCATACTCACGGTCTGCCGGATCTCGAGGAGCTTTGAAGGGTCTGCCGTGTCCATTCCTTTTACGTATACTTTCCCTTCCGTCGGCTTCAAAAGCCCGTTCAGGTGCCGAACAAGGGTGGACTTTCCCGAGCCGTTCCTGCCAACTATTCCCAGGAATTCCCCTCTTTCTATTTCGAGGTTAATTTTCTTCAGGCCCCGTGTCCCATCAGGGAAGTTGTAGCTCAGATCCTCTATCCTGATCATTGTTTTTGGCTCTTTGTTGTTTCCGGCTTCTTGCTTTTTTTGACTTTTTGCTATTTCCGGCTCTTTGTTGTTTCCGGCTTCTGGCTTTTTTTGACTTCTTGCTGTTTCTGGCTTCTTGCGATTTTCGGGTCTTTGCTGGTTTTATCTTTTTGCCGCTTTTCCCGTCCTGCTTACTTTTTCATATACTGTGCCTGGATGCTATATGGGCCGCAACTGCCAGTTTCAGGAGGTCTCCGGGGATGAATGGAAGTACCCCCAGGGTTATTGCCTGCAGGAGGTCCAGTTTACCGACAAGTGCCAGCTGGGCCACCCCCATGGCATAGACGATTACGAGCCCTATGCCGATATACAGGGCATTTGAGAGATAGTCGGTTTTTCCACTCTTCTCACTCAGGTACCCGATTACAAATGCCGCAAGTATGAAGCCTATTATATATCCTCCGGTTGGCCCCAGGATTACTCCTGGTCCCGAAGCCCCGCCTGTAAAGACGGGCATCCCCGCAATCCCCAGCAGGGCGTATACCAGCATGCAGAGGGTGCCCCATTTGCTCTTAAGCATGCTCCCTGCCAGGAAGACAAAGAGGGTCTGCAAGGTAACTGGCACCGGGGATATGAAAAGTGGGATCCTTATGTATGCCCCGGCTGCTGTCATTGCGGCGAAAAGAGACGCAAACACCATTTTTCTAAGTTCCGAGGATTGGGCAACGCTTCCTTCTTTGTTTTTCCTTTCCATTCTTTCATCTCTACTTTTATTGAAACTGTCTTGTATTGTTAACCTCTTTTTATGGGGCGGTTAACGTTAAATCCCGGACTTGCTTATTATAGTTTTCTCTTCACCTGGTAATTATCTCTCTCATGTGATGTCCATTTTCCCTTTTCCGGGCGATAATTAAATATATATGTTATGACTGCTATAATGCACATCTCGTCTGGAATGCAGTCTCAGCAGAGAACTTTCATGTTCATGTGTTTCAGGAGTATCGAAGTGGGCGCGTGGCCTAGCCAGGATAGGGCGGCAGCCTCCTAAGCTGTAAATCGGGGGTTCAAATCCCTTCGCGCCCGCCATTTCACTTTCTTTCATCTGTTTTCTTTTCGGTTTTGTTTTACCATTCAGACTCTCGACCCTGAGCCCTGATTGTAATCAATTTCCGAATATTGTAAGCGGCAGATGAATCGTAAGCTGCTCCGGATATTAATTGAACAAGATCTGTTTGACTATTCCGAGTATTAATTGACCAAATCAAATTGCTCTGAATTTAATGGGTAATTCCGGATATTTTAGGAATGAATTAAAGGCAATGCCAAAAAAGCAAATAGAGGAAAATTAACCGTGATCAGGAAAGCCCGGGTAAACGATGTCGTTGAGATGAAGCATATCATCTACACTTATGCGAGGCAGGAACTTATGCTCGCTCGCTCCCTGAGCGAACTTTACGAAAATATAAGGGATTTTTATGTCTATGAGGTAGACGGCCAGGTCGCAGGCTGCTGTGCACTTCATGTATTCTGGGAAGACGTGGCTGAGATTCGTGCTCTTGCCATAAACTCGAATTATACCAGGCAGGGGATTGGCACTGAACTTGTAAGGGCCTGCCTTAAGGAAGCAGAGGTACTTGGCATGAAGGAGGTCTTTACCCTAACCTATGTCCCTGAATTTTTCGAAAGCCTGGGCTTTGAGATTGTGGACAAAAACAGGCTCCCAAGGAAGGTCTGGGTCGGGTGCCTCAACTGCCCGAAATTCCCTGACTGTGATGAAATTTCCCTTATCAGACCGATACTATCTTAATTTTTTCCAGGAATTTCTCCTGGATTTTTTCCGGGTTTATTTTATTTTATTTTATTTTATTTTATTTTATTTTATTTTATTTTATTTTAAGATGCTATGAAAAAAACCAAAAGCTATTTATTTATGCAGTTTATTTTTTAGGTTGCCCTAATTATCCTTACTGGACATCCACACCGGACTTCCGGGCGGGTAGTGGCGGGATGGTGTTATGCACACTGAACGATTGGAAGAATACCTCGAGACAATTTTATACCTCATAATGAAAAACCAGGGCCCGGCCAAGACCAAACAAATAGCCGACGAGCTCAACGTTGCTCCTCCAAGTGTGACGGAAATGATCAAGAAACTTTCCTCCATGGGGTTTGTGGAGCATATCCCTTACAAGGGTGTGGAACTGACCTATAAAGGGACTGAAAAGGCTATAAAAATCAAGCGGAAACACCAGGTGCTTGAGACTTTCCTTGCAGATGTCCTTGATTTAGACCGGAAGGTGGCTCACAGGGAAGCCTGTGAACTCGAACACGCGGTTTCGGATCACGTGCTTGAAAGGCTGTACGAATTCCTTGGCAGTCCCGAGTACTGCCCTGACGGGCATCCCATTAACATTGATAAATGCACCCTTGGGGAGCAGGAACGTTTCATTCCTCTTGACGAAATGAAAGAAGGGAGCTCCGGGACTGTTGCCCGGGTGACTCTTCCCAGGGAAGCAAAGGAACGTCTGAACTCCCTCGGGATCCTGACCGGAAAAGAAATTGAAGTCCGGCGCAAGCAGAAGCAGGGATGCATTTCGGTAATAGCCGTTGGGTCGGAAATTGCCCTGGGCAGGGATGTAGCCAAAAAAATTTTCATAACTCCTTGCGGCGGCAGCTCTTGAACTGATCTATGCAAAAACCTGGCGTGTAATACGGACTATTAAGAAATACGGAGTATGCCGGACAGATCCGAGACATCTCAAAAATACTGGACCTTTAGAGACACAATGGAGATATACTGAAGACCTACTTGAGACATGCTGGAAACGTACTGGAAACGTACTGAATACGCAAATAAACACCGGAGACGTGATCAAAATTTCATCCTCATCTTGCAGTATCCGTGACAAAGAAAATAAAAATTCTTCCTATGACATGACTCTGGCTTTCGTAGGCAACCCCAGTGTGGGAAAAAGTGTTTTTTTTACCCGGCTTACGGGAGTTGGTGTCGAGGTTTCGAATTATCCCGGCACAACGGTAGAGCTTGTCAGGGGTATGGTGAAAGGGAAAGGAAGGACGATAGAAGTGGTGGACCTGCCCGGGATTTATTCCCTGGGAACTTCAAATGAGGATGAAAAAGTAGCAAAAGAGTATTTGATCCAGGACGAGCCGGATGTGATTATCAACATCCTTGATTCAAGCCGGCTTGCGCGGAACCTTTACCTAACCTTGCAGCTGCTCGAACTCGACATACCCATGGTCATAGCCCTGAACCAGGTCGACCTTGCCGAAGAATTGGGATTCAGGGTTGATGCCTCCAAACTCTCGGAAATGCTCGGCCTGCCCGTGGTTCCCACGGTGGCAACCCGGGGAGAGGGGCTTGATGAGGTGGTGCTGGTGGCCATGGAGGAAGCAGGCAAGGTCCAGGACCATCACAGGGCCGAATACAGCCCATGGATCAGGCAGGCTCTAACAGGGCTTGACAAGGCTTTTCCGGACTCTCCGCCGAGGGTGAAGATGGCGGCGCTTTTGAATGATGCGGAGTTTGTCGAACTCTGCTGTATGCCTCCGGAGGCCAATGCTCTGCTGTCCACCGGCAGGAGGCTCAGGCAGAACCTTGAACTTGAACACAGGATCTCGGTCCCGGATACGGTTGCAAGGGATATTTACGGGGAGTCCGGGCATATTGTGGACAGCGTGGTCTCCAGGTTTGAGCCTAAAAAAAGTCTGAGGGACCGGGTTGACGGGATCCTTACCTCTCCAAACTTCGGGATTGCCGTGCTTATCTCGGCTTTGCTCCTTACTTTCCTCCTGGTCTTCAGGATCGGAGGTTTCCTGGAAGCCTGGATCGTAGACGATTTATTCGAACCTTACATTATCGAGCCCGTGGAAGCCATGACCCTGGGGATGTCTCCTCTTATCAGGAACCTCATCATCTACTCCCTGCGGGGTGTAGAGGCCGGGATTGCAATTGCCATCCCCTACATAGCGGTCTTTTACATTATCCTCTCCGTTTTCGAGGACTCCGGCTACCTTACCAGGGCAGCTTTCCTCCTGGACAACGTGACCCACAAACTGGGGCTGCATGGAAGGGCAGTTATCCCCCTTGTCCTTGGTTTTGGGTGCAACGTCCCCGCGATCATGGCGGTGCACTCTCTTGGGACCCGGAGGGAAAAGAGGATAGCTTCCCTTCTGATCTCCCTTGTGCCCTGTTCCGCGCGGACGGTGATTATCCTGGGGCTTGTTGGGACTTTTGTGGGCTTCTGGCCTGCGGTTTCAATTTACCTTATGGAGGTGGTTATCATTGCCGCCATGGGTTTGATCCTTGCAAGAACGCTCCCTGGAGAACGAAGCGGCTTTATCATGGAGATGGCTCCCCTCAGGAAACCCAAGCTTAAATCCACCCTCCAGAAGACCTGGCTTAAAAGCCGGGAGTTTGTCTACATTGCCTTCCCCTTGCTGCTTGTAGGCAGTGCCTTCCTGGGTATCCTAGATGCCCTGGGCCTGCTCACGATCTTCCAGGACTTTGTGGAACCCATTTCCGTAGGCCTTCTGGGCCTCCCGGCGTTTGCGGCAACAGCGCTGGTTTTCGGAATTCTCAGAAAAGAAATGGCTCTCCAGATCCTTGCCGTGCTTGCAGGCACCGCCAACTTTGCACTGGTGATGACCCCCCTCCAGATGTACCAGTTTGCGGTGATAACGACCATCTATGTGCCCTGCGTGGCCACGATAGCCGTTTTGAAGCATGAACTGGGAACAAAGGACACTGCGCTGATTGTGACTTTCACCACTTTCCTTGCCCTCGGGATCGGGGTCCTGATCCGGATGTTCGGACCTGCCTTCCTCTGATCCCTTTATGCAGGAGGAGACGGTTCAACCGGTTTGCCTGACTTTTGAATGTGTGTCCGGGACGGTTACCTTCCCCCTTCCGAGCCTTCGGTGTGTGTTGGGGACGGTTCTGTCTTTTTTCATCCGGCCCTTCCTTAATGGCATGGGTGCATGAAGTATGGGTGTGAGCACCGGCGAATCTCAGATCCATACGGGATAAACGGTGAACCTCTGTGGCGTAATGTTTATATATTTATATTTTACTATATCCCAGTTCAATCTATTTTTCTCATCACCACAAATTACTTATACTCAGCAATTCCTGATTACTTCCGATGACCCGAATTACCAATCACCTGCACAAAAACGTGTTTAGTGTTATTATGGATATTTTTGAAATGGATCATTTCCGTGAGCCTGAGCCGGAAGAGGTGCAGCTTTTCCTGGAAAGCACGGGTACCCATGGTTCCCTGGTCAGTGAAAGTGCCCTGGAAATCGACTGTAGCGAGACCAGAATTCAGTCCCGCCAGAGTGTATTATTCGATTCCGATGACACTTTCTCATCCCTTAACTAACACTAAATCTTTATAATTTTGAACCTCGGTTCTGGAATCCGACCTCTTTATAGGAAGTTTTTCGGGTAATTCTGGATTCATTTTTTGAGTTTTTTTAATTCTTTCTTTATTATTTCTTCATTTATTTTTTTAAAAATGGGGGGATTCTGATTCCGGTCCCGGTATTAAGTCAACCTTTATTTTCCCCCTATTTTTTCACATTCTTTTAATGATATTTTCATACTTCTTATGACCTATCCGCAAAATAAGGCCAATCTTTCTCCCTTTTTCAGAAAGCTTAATAAGCATCCTCTTCTTATATTTTAATTGAAAGTTCTCCCCGCCTGAGAAAAGCCATCGATTACCATTATATATAAAGTGGGATTACATGTACTTTGTACACATTATTTAAATTTGTCTAAACAATACCATCTAATTATAGTTACTATGATCTAATCCCATAACCAGAAATTTTGCATATTACCCGGGACCCGAATTTATTGCAAGAGGAATTTTATGAGGACTGGACAGAGGGATCTGAATAATAAGCCGCTTAAAAGGCGTTTGTCGATTAGCTATGAAGAGCTTGAGACTCTCAAGAAATCAATTAAGGTTTCGGTTCTCAATGAACTTCGGACCGAAATGGAATGCAGCTCCGACCTGGATTCCCTGAAGGATCTTATCCTTTCCGATATCAGGACCGAGCTTATGGGGATGCCGAGTCCTGCTTCCCTTAAAGCTTCAGTCCTTAATGAACTGCGCATGGAGCTGAATCATGCCCCTGTCCATGAGAGAGGGGCGGCTGAAAATAAGTTGAAAGAACTTGCAGGCATCCAGGACGGGCTGGTAAAAGAACTCCTTGACCAGAAATCAGTGGTAAGGAGGCTGGAAGCTGATGTTGAAAAACTTTCCCGGAAGCTCGAAGAATTACAGAATTCCACTCCTGATGTTGCTCCTTCGGTCTCCCTTTCCATGCTCGAAGACCCACTTGACCTCCCTCCCCTTTCCAAAAAGCCTAAACAGAAACCGGAACCCCGGAAAGAAATTCCTTCTCCACGTGCAAGAATCGAGGTAAGGGAAGTTCCCGCTCCTCTGCCAGGGACCAATGCCAGGGTCAGGTTAAAGGTCCGGGAAGTAGAACCTGAAGAACTCGATGAAGAGGAAGTTGAGGAAATAAAGTGCGAGTACATCATTGCCGATAGCGGGGAGCTGAAGCGGCAGAAAGTTGCAAGAACTGTGCAGCGGTCCAGAGAAAATAATGATTGCGAATACATCATCGCCGAAAAGTCTGTCACTCATATTGAACGAAACGAGACCGTTGTTGCAAGGGATGACGAAGACGCAGAGATTATCACCTGTGAAAGATAAGTCCCAAAGGCGCAGAGATAGCCGAAAATACAGGAATTTCCAGATAAATCTTTTTTGTGGGAACTTTGATCAAATTCTATATAATGTTTTCAATAAATTCTCTCCAAAAAAAACGCGAAATTGCAGAGGCATCCTGTGTATATAAAAGAAATAGAATTCGTTAACTTCAAGTCCTTCGGGAAAAAAGTAAAAATTTCCTTTTATAACGACTTCACCACGATTTCGGGACCTAACGGGAGTGGGAAGTCCAATATCATAGACGGGATTCTCTTTGCTCTCGGACTTACAAGTTCCAGGACGCTCAGGGCCGAAAAACTCACGGACCTCATCTACAATGGGGATGAGAAGAAAAAGCCCGACTTTGCTCAGGTCACTATTCGCTTTGACAACAGCGACCGCAAACTTCCGGTGGACCTGGAGGAGTTTACGGTGTCCCGGAAGATCCGACAGACAAAGAGCGGATACTACAGCTACTTCTATTTTAACGGGAAATCCGTCAGCCTGACTGAGGTCCATTCCCAGCTTGCCAAAGCCGGCGTGACTCCCGAAGGGTACAACGTGGTCATGCAGGGAGACGTAACCCAGATTATCTCCATGACTGCTGTGGAAAGAAGAAAGATCATTGATGAGATTGCGGGGGTCGCGGAGTTTGACGAGCGCAAACAAAAAGCTCTCGGAGAGCTGGAAGTCGTCAGGCAGCAGATTGAGCGGGTGGATATCATTCTGGAAGAGGTGCGTGCCCAGCTTGAAAAGCTGTCAGGGGAGCGTGACCAGGCCCTTAAATACCAGGCTCTCAAGGCCGAGAAGATAAAATTTGAAGGTTATGTCCTGCTTTCCAAACTGAAAGACGCAAGGACCGAACTGGGAAATGTGGATAAGGAGCTTGTCGGAAAGGAGGAGCACCTTGTAAAGATCCGGGCAATCCTTGAAGAGCGGGAACAGGAACTCGAAGCCCTGGATGAAGCCCTGGAAAATCTTTCCCTGGAGATCCGGAAGAAAGGGGAAGCCGAACAGCTCCAGATCAAAAAGGATATCGAGGGGACAAAAGGGGAGATATCCAGGTGTGTTGACAGCATCGAACTTACCGAAAACGATATCGAAGAGGGCGATGCGCGGCGCAGGAAAGCTTTTGTGGAGATCGATTCCACCAAAGGAAAGGTCCGGGACCTGGACGAGAAAATCGAAGCCGAACAGATCCGGAAAGACAGCCTTGAGTCCGAGCTTTCGGAACGCAGGACCGAGCGCATGCTGCTCCAGAGCAAAATCGCCGACGTAGACGTGAAGTTTGCCGAAACAAGGGACGAACTTACGGCTGCCAAAGGGAAACTCGAAGGCGTGAAAAACGAAAAGAACGAGCTCATGCGGCATGAGGACCGCCTGCTCGATGCCCTCCGGCGAAAGTCCGCAGAACTTCGGGATATCGAAAACGAGATCCAGGAAGCAGAGGCTGCGGTTGCGAGTTCGGACAGCGATACCCGTTCGGTCCAGTACGAGCTTGAAAAGCTTTCCGAAAAGAAGGAGTCTCTCCTGAAGGACCGGGACGATATCGAAAGCAGCCATTTCAGGATTAAGGAAGATCTCAGGAAACTTGAGAGCAAGCTTCATGGGCTCCAGCAGGAATTTGCCCTCACCGAAGCACGGGTACGGGCTGCGGAACACGGGGGAGGGTATTCAAAAGCCGTGGAGACGGTGCTCGGGGCGACCCGGCAAAACGAACTCTACGGGGTGCACGGGACCATTGCCCAGCTCGGGAAAGTTGACCGTCGCTACTCGAAAGCCCTGGAAGTCGCCGCAGGGAGCCGGATGCAGGCCCTGGTGGTGGACACGGACGCCGACGCCGCGGAAGCCATCGATTACCTGAAGCGGAGAAAGGGTGGAAGGGCTACCTTCCTTCCCCTGAACAAGATGAAAGCGGCGGGCAGGCTCGAGAACCTCAATTATGATTCCGGGATTGTAGGATATGCCATTGACCTCATCGAATTCGACCCGGCTTTTGAGTCAGCCTTCTGGTACGTTTTCCGGGACACCCTCGTGCTTGACACTCTGGAAAATGCCCGGCGCCTTATGGGCAGGTACAGGATGGTCACTCTGGAAGGGGAGGTCCTGGAAAAGAGCGGGGCAATGGTAGGTGGGTTCCTTTCTTCTAAATCGGGACTTTCTTTTGCGGCGGCGGAAAAGGACAAGCTTCTCAAGCTCAGGGACGAGATCCAGGCCCTGGACGCCAGCCGGACTGCTGCAATAGGAAAGCAGGACAACATTGAGAGCCACATTTTCGAGCTGAACCGGAAGGTCCGGGACTGCGAGGAAGAAATTTCCAGGAAAGAACTCCAGCTCGAAGAAATTGCAGGCAGGGAAGCTAAACTTGAAGGACTCCTGCATTCCAAAAAGGCCGACCTCCAGGCGATCGAAAAGGCAAGGGGCGAACTTAAAACCGAAATGGACGAGGTCATTGCCGAAAAGGCTGAAATGGACGAAACCGCCTCAATACTCGGGGGGCAGATTGCCGAACTTGAAGTCAAAATTGCCGATTCCCCGCTTCCGGAGATCAACAGGAAAGCGGAGTTTGCGGACGAGGAAATCCGGCGGCTTGATGGCAGGATCAGGGACACTGAAGCAGGCCTAAACGCACTGAAACTTGAAAAAATCTATGCCGAACAGAAAATTACCGAATCCAAGGAACTGATTGGAGAGCTTGATTCCCGGAAAACAACCCTCCGGGAAAAGGTAGGGTCCCTGCGGATAAAGATCGAAGAACTCGAGGCAGTGCTGGAAGAGAAAAAGAAGCGGGAACTTGAACTTTCCGATGAACTCCTGGAGCTCCAGAAAGAGAGAGAAAAAGTCCAGGAGGGGCATACTGCCGTGAAGCGCAGGGTCAGTGCGGCAAAGACCAGCCTCGAAAAAGCAAACCAGCAGGTTATGACGCTTACGGCTACCCGGAATGCCCTCTTTGAACAGGAAAAACAGTTCCTTGAAGA
This window encodes:
- a CDS encoding energy-coupling factor transporter ATPase, encoding MIRIEDLSYNFPDGTRGLKKINLEIERGEFLGIVGRNGSGKSTLVRHLNGLLKPTEGKVYVKGMDTADPSKLLEIRQTVSMVFQNPYTQFVGTTLEEDVAFGPENLALSPEEIRERVDRALEVVGLENYKNHSPKTLSGGQSQCAAIASALAMKSECIVFDEISSMLDSRSREQVREILRKLRGKARTIVYVTHRLEEVLYADRILVMDRGQIVREGNPKTVFKAPELGEFGLELPPIVELLNSLEAGGLALEWARLASIENLAEDIWESRWKI
- a CDS encoding N-acetyltransferase, with product MIRKARVNDVVEMKHIIYTYARQELMLARSLSELYENIRDFYVYEVDGQVAGCCALHVFWEDVAEIRALAINSNYTRQGIGTELVRACLKEAEVLGMKEVFTLTYVPEFFESLGFEIVDKNRLPRKVWVGCLNCPKFPDCDEISLIRPILS
- the smc gene encoding chromosome segregation protein SMC; its protein translation is MYIKEIEFVNFKSFGKKVKISFYNDFTTISGPNGSGKSNIIDGILFALGLTSSRTLRAEKLTDLIYNGDEKKKPDFAQVTIRFDNSDRKLPVDLEEFTVSRKIRQTKSGYYSYFYFNGKSVSLTEVHSQLAKAGVTPEGYNVVMQGDVTQIISMTAVERRKIIDEIAGVAEFDERKQKALGELEVVRQQIERVDIILEEVRAQLEKLSGERDQALKYQALKAEKIKFEGYVLLSKLKDARTELGNVDKELVGKEEHLVKIRAILEEREQELEALDEALENLSLEIRKKGEAEQLQIKKDIEGTKGEISRCVDSIELTENDIEEGDARRRKAFVEIDSTKGKVRDLDEKIEAEQIRKDSLESELSERRTERMLLQSKIADVDVKFAETRDELTAAKGKLEGVKNEKNELMRHEDRLLDALRRKSAELRDIENEIQEAEAAVASSDSDTRSVQYELEKLSEKKESLLKDRDDIESSHFRIKEDLRKLESKLHGLQQEFALTEARVRAAEHGGGYSKAVETVLGATRQNELYGVHGTIAQLGKVDRRYSKALEVAAGSRMQALVVDTDADAAEAIDYLKRRKGGRATFLPLNKMKAAGRLENLNYDSGIVGYAIDLIEFDPAFESAFWYVFRDTLVLDTLENARRLMGRYRMVTLEGEVLEKSGAMVGGFLSSKSGLSFAAAEKDKLLKLRDEIQALDASRTAAIGKQDNIESHIFELNRKVRDCEEEISRKELQLEEIAGREAKLEGLLHSKKADLQAIEKARGELKTEMDEVIAEKAEMDETASILGGQIAELEVKIADSPLPEINRKAEFADEEIRRLDGRIRDTEAGLNALKLEKIYAEQKITESKELIGELDSRKTTLREKVGSLRIKIEELEAVLEEKKKRELELSDELLELQKEREKVQEGHTAVKRRVSAAKTSLEKANQQVMTLTATRNALFEQEKQFLEEIERRGIEESDEVPSYETVYLRIQAIEEALRKLEPVNMRAIDEYNEVELRLSDLQGKRDTLFTEREQLLDRIDQYETLKRDTFLEAYEGINANFKEIFHELSDGMGELVLTDPNDPFAGGMTLRARPKEKTLQRIEAMSGGEKSLTALAFIFAIQQYRPAPFYAFDEIDMFLDGWNVERVSRRVRTSGSKVQFIVVSLRKPMIQAASRTIGVTMQENNITSITGVRLNG
- the feoB gene encoding ferrous iron transport protein B; its protein translation is MIKISSSSCSIRDKENKNSSYDMTLAFVGNPSVGKSVFFTRLTGVGVEVSNYPGTTVELVRGMVKGKGRTIEVVDLPGIYSLGTSNEDEKVAKEYLIQDEPDVIINILDSSRLARNLYLTLQLLELDIPMVIALNQVDLAEELGFRVDASKLSEMLGLPVVPTVATRGEGLDEVVLVAMEEAGKVQDHHRAEYSPWIRQALTGLDKAFPDSPPRVKMAALLNDAEFVELCCMPPEANALLSTGRRLRQNLELEHRISVPDTVARDIYGESGHIVDSVVSRFEPKKSLRDRVDGILTSPNFGIAVLISALLLTFLLVFRIGGFLEAWIVDDLFEPYIIEPVEAMTLGMSPLIRNLIIYSLRGVEAGIAIAIPYIAVFYIILSVFEDSGYLTRAAFLLDNVTHKLGLHGRAVIPLVLGFGCNVPAIMAVHSLGTRREKRIASLLISLVPCSARTVIILGLVGTFVGFWPAVSIYLMEVVIIAAMGLILARTLPGERSGFIMEMAPLRKPKLKSTLQKTWLKSREFVYIAFPLLLVGSAFLGILDALGLLTIFQDFVEPISVGLLGLPAFAATALVFGILRKEMALQILAVLAGTANFALVMTPLQMYQFAVITTIYVPCVATIAVLKHELGTKDTALIVTFTTFLALGIGVLIRMFGPAFL
- a CDS encoding ATP-binding cassette domain-containing protein, encoding MGIKVENLSYSYSGNRKGKPALENVSLEIEKGEFAVISGAAGAGKSTLIKHLNGIFLPQEGRVTVDGLDTRTREVRRKVGMLFQHSQNQLFEETVYREIAFGPSNFGILGEELEKRVYETLSLVHLDTGILDRPPFSLSGGEKRRVALAGILALRPAYLVLDEPTAGLDPEGRAKLLGRLQNIHRKGVGIVVVSHTLEEILPFAQKVISMEEGRIVFTGSPEEYLRAGYSPVPPLARLMKELNKKGANLRESIFTAEEALKELQKFRLEKPERDRGISEKGAEEKGAEEKRIEEKEAQDNA
- a CDS encoding biotin transporter BioY; its protein translation is MERKNKEGSVAQSSELRKMVFASLFAAMTAAGAYIRIPLFISPVPVTLQTLFVFLAGSMLKSKWGTLCMLVYALLGIAGMPVFTGGASGPGVILGPTGGYIIGFILAAFVIGYLSEKSGKTDYLSNALYIGIGLVIVYAMGVAQLALVGKLDLLQAITLGVLPFIPGDLLKLAVAAHIASRHSI
- a CDS encoding metal-dependent transcriptional regulator, producing the protein MHTERLEEYLETILYLIMKNQGPAKTKQIADELNVAPPSVTEMIKKLSSMGFVEHIPYKGVELTYKGTEKAIKIKRKHQVLETFLADVLDLDRKVAHREACELEHAVSDHVLERLYEFLGSPEYCPDGHPINIDKCTLGEQERFIPLDEMKEGSSGTVARVTLPREAKERLNSLGILTGKEIEVRRKQKQGCISVIAVGSEIALGRDVAKKIFITPCGGSS